One Rosa chinensis cultivar Old Blush chromosome 5, RchiOBHm-V2, whole genome shotgun sequence genomic region harbors:
- the LOC112163812 gene encoding uncharacterized protein LOC112163812, giving the protein MGLSHLKKNPTATTPYALMFGHDAVLPLELNVQSLRVQDQHHLIGEDYVQAMWQEHEDLSEQCLAALDNLVMEKQRIARPYDKRMRGRSYKEGDLVWKAVLPFGEKLTSRGKWTPRWDGPFVVHCIMVRGAFHLKDLDGGIHRNPINGRFLKKYYPSVWEFEDPSDQPSSQTRGEP; this is encoded by the coding sequence ATGGGCTTATCGCACCTCAAGAAGAATCCCACTGCTACAACGCCCTATGCACTaatgtttggccatgatgcTGTTTTACCCTTGGAACTCAACGTTCAATCCTTACGCGTACAAGATCAGCATCACTTgatcggtgaagattatgttcaggcgatgtggcaagaacacgaagaTCTGAGCGAGCAGTGCTTAGCGGCTTTGGATAATTTAGTGATGGAAaaacagcgtatcgcccgcCCCTATGATAAGAGGATGCGTGGCCGTAGTTACAAAGAGGGAGACCTTGTTTGGAAAGCTGTTTTGCCCTTTGGCGAGAAATTGACCAgtcgcggtaaatggactcCACGATGGGACGGACCCTTTGTTGTTCACTGTATTATGGTGcgcggggcttttcacctcaaagatttGGATGGCGGCATCCATCGCAATCCCATCAACGGGCGgttcctgaagaaatattaccctagtgtttgggagttcgagGATCCATCAGATCAACCTTCTTCGCAGACAAGGGGGGAACCATAG